The proteins below come from a single Leifsonia sp. 1010 genomic window:
- a CDS encoding flagellar biosynthesis protein FlhA, producing the protein MLLVVPVPSWILDMLIIVNIMLALVILLTTMFVKKPLDFSVFPSLLLVATLFRLGLNVASTRLVLGDGFAGQVIQAFGHVAVGGSIIIGAVVFLILVVIQFIVVTKGAERVAEVGARFTLDAMPGKQMAIDADLNAGLITEEQARARRAEVSAEADFYGAMDGASKFVKGDAIAGILIIVINVVGGIAIGMIQRGMQLGDAVNSYTLLTIGDGLVSQIPALLMAVSTGMIVTRSNAESEMGTTASNQLSQSRNALMIAGCAAIVMALIPGMPPIPFVLVGAFLILASQRIKTAQAAAKKAQAAQNAVATATKSETTEDLIEQMRVHALEITLAPDLVDIVSGASDDLLARVRALRRKIALELGVIVPPVRTRDSAELPPSTYVIKIAGVEAGRGQAPSGRVLALGDALDNLPGTPTVEPVFGLPAKWIPSEMRHSAELGGATVIDRVSVLITHLSSIITANAARLLTREDVRLLTEGVKQVNPPAVEELIPALLSLAEVQRVLQGLLAEQVPINDLPRILEALTLRAKVSNDPEGLVEAARAALGPAVVAPHLDEGTLRVIMIDPGLEQSMLEGLRPSEGGTQIVLDPVRLEAVLASVRDTAARLDDSGVSAVLVCAPALRPAIRRLVAGQIAGLAVLSYQEVTAVQAAIETVGVVRGAESIAA; encoded by the coding sequence ATGCTGCTCGTCGTCCCGGTGCCGTCGTGGATCCTCGACATGCTCATCATCGTCAACATCATGCTGGCGCTGGTCATCCTGCTCACGACGATGTTCGTCAAGAAGCCGCTCGACTTCTCCGTCTTCCCGTCGCTGCTGCTCGTCGCGACCCTGTTCCGGCTCGGGCTCAACGTCGCCTCCACGCGCCTGGTGCTGGGCGACGGGTTCGCCGGGCAGGTCATCCAGGCGTTCGGGCACGTGGCGGTCGGCGGCTCGATCATCATCGGCGCCGTGGTGTTCCTCATCCTGGTGGTCATCCAGTTCATCGTCGTCACCAAAGGCGCGGAGCGCGTGGCGGAGGTGGGCGCCCGCTTCACCCTCGACGCCATGCCGGGCAAGCAGATGGCGATCGACGCCGACCTCAACGCCGGGCTCATCACCGAGGAGCAGGCGCGGGCGCGGCGCGCGGAGGTTTCGGCCGAGGCGGACTTCTACGGCGCGATGGACGGCGCCTCGAAGTTCGTCAAGGGCGATGCGATCGCGGGCATCCTCATCATCGTCATCAACGTCGTCGGCGGTATCGCGATCGGCATGATCCAGCGCGGCATGCAGCTCGGCGACGCGGTCAACTCGTACACGCTGCTGACCATCGGCGACGGTCTCGTGTCGCAGATCCCCGCGCTGCTCATGGCCGTGTCGACGGGCATGATCGTGACCCGGTCGAACGCCGAATCCGAGATGGGCACGACGGCGAGCAACCAGCTCAGCCAGTCGCGCAACGCCCTGATGATCGCGGGATGCGCCGCGATCGTGATGGCGCTCATCCCCGGGATGCCGCCCATCCCGTTCGTGCTCGTCGGCGCGTTCCTCATCCTCGCGTCGCAGCGCATCAAGACCGCGCAGGCGGCGGCGAAGAAGGCGCAGGCGGCGCAGAACGCCGTCGCCACGGCGACCAAGTCGGAGACGACCGAAGACCTGATCGAGCAGATGCGCGTCCACGCGCTCGAGATCACGCTCGCCCCCGACCTCGTCGACATCGTCAGCGGCGCCTCCGACGACCTGCTCGCCCGGGTGCGGGCCCTGCGGCGCAAGATCGCGCTCGAACTGGGCGTGATCGTCCCGCCGGTCCGCACCCGCGACAGCGCGGAGCTGCCGCCGTCGACCTACGTCATCAAGATCGCCGGGGTGGAAGCCGGCCGCGGACAGGCGCCCTCCGGCCGGGTGCTCGCCCTCGGCGACGCCCTCGACAACCTGCCGGGCACGCCGACCGTCGAGCCGGTGTTCGGACTCCCGGCGAAGTGGATCCCCTCCGAGATGCGACACAGCGCCGAACTGGGCGGTGCCACGGTCATCGACCGCGTCTCCGTGCTCATCACGCACCTGTCGTCGATCATCACGGCGAACGCGGCTCGCCTTCTCACCCGAGAGGATGTGCGCCTCCTCACCGAGGGCGTCAAGCAGGTGAACCCGCCCGCGGTGGAGGAGCTCATCCCTGCTCTTCTCTCCCTGGCGGAAGTGCAGCGCGTGCTGCAGGGGCTGCTCGCCGAACAGGTGCCGATCAACGACCTGCCGCGCATCCTGGAGGCGCTGACCCTGCGCGCGAAGGTGTCGAACGACCCGGAGGGTCTGGTGGAGGCCGCCCGCGCCGCCCTCGGACCGGCCGTCGTCGCCCCCCACCTCGACGAGGGGACGCTGCGGGTCATCATGATCGACCCCGGGCTCGAGCAGTCGATGCTCGAGGGCCTGCGTCCGTCGGAGGGCGGCACCCAGATCGTGCTCGACCCTGTGCGGCTGGAGGCGGTGCTCGCGTCCGTGCGCGACACCGCGGCCCGCCTCGACGACTCGGGCGTCTCGGCGGTCCTGGTCTGCGCCCCCGCGCTGCGCCCGGCCATCCGACGGCTCGTCGCCGGCCAGATCGCGGGACTCGCGGTGCTCTCCTACCAGGAGGTGACCGCCGTGCAGGCGGCGATCGAGACGGTGGGGGTGGTCCGCGGTGCGGAGTCGATCGCGGCCTGA
- a CDS encoding EscU/YscU/HrcU family type III secretion system export apparatus switch protein → MSDAQERTEQATEKRMKEARSKGRLSKSTDLTAWVGVGAAAVMLPFTLQAGSTAAIEQLFSIRSVIESPDPAKAVAALGDGLGSIMATIGPLLAVGALAVVGAAAVQGGIHFKKLEGKYEQFNVVQGIGRVFGMRALWEGAKTLLKSAVVAIGLFLVVQGLMPVLLTSGSMPLASLLSAASGGTAGLLQAAVGAGLVLAGLDVLVVMRRNRKHTRMSKQEVRDENKNTEGDPLVRSHRRSRQLAMSRNRMIAAIGGSDVVLVNPTHIAVAVKYEPGKSAPRVVAKGAGAIALRIREKAEEERVPIVKDIPLARALHAGCEVGDEIPVELYNAVARVLAFVMSLKQRGSAAGLHTMRPQLQGGMS, encoded by the coding sequence ATGAGCGACGCGCAGGAACGCACCGAGCAGGCGACCGAGAAGCGGATGAAGGAGGCGCGCTCCAAGGGCCGCCTCTCGAAGTCGACCGACCTGACGGCCTGGGTCGGCGTCGGAGCCGCCGCCGTCATGCTGCCGTTCACGCTTCAGGCCGGCAGCACCGCCGCGATCGAGCAGCTGTTCTCGATCCGCTCGGTGATCGAGAGCCCCGACCCGGCGAAGGCGGTCGCCGCGCTCGGCGACGGGCTCGGCAGCATCATGGCGACGATCGGACCGCTGCTGGCGGTGGGCGCGCTCGCCGTGGTGGGCGCCGCGGCCGTGCAGGGCGGCATCCACTTCAAGAAGCTCGAGGGCAAGTACGAGCAGTTCAACGTGGTCCAGGGCATCGGCCGGGTGTTCGGGATGCGCGCCCTCTGGGAGGGCGCCAAGACCTTGCTGAAGTCGGCGGTTGTCGCGATCGGGCTGTTCCTGGTCGTCCAGGGGCTGATGCCGGTGCTGCTCACCTCCGGTTCGATGCCGCTCGCCTCCCTGCTCTCGGCCGCTTCCGGCGGAACGGCCGGGCTGCTGCAGGCGGCGGTCGGCGCGGGTCTCGTGCTGGCAGGACTCGACGTGCTCGTGGTCATGCGCCGCAACCGCAAGCACACGCGCATGAGCAAGCAGGAGGTGCGCGACGAGAACAAGAACACCGAGGGCGACCCGCTGGTGCGCTCGCACCGCCGCTCCCGGCAGCTGGCGATGAGCCGCAACCGCATGATCGCGGCGATCGGCGGGTCGGATGTGGTGCTCGTCAACCCGACGCACATCGCCGTGGCGGTGAAGTACGAACCGGGCAAGTCGGCCCCGCGGGTCGTCGCGAAGGGCGCGGGCGCGATCGCCCTGCGCATCCGCGAGAAGGCGGAGGAGGAGCGCGTGCCGATCGTCAAGGACATCCCGCTTGCCCGCGCGCTGCACGCCGGCTGCGAGGTCGGGGACGAGATCCCCGTCGAGCTCTACAACGCGGTCGCGCGGGTGCTCGCCTTCGTCATGTCGCTCAAGCAGCGCGGTTCCGCGGCCGGACTCCACACGATGCGACCGCAGCTCCAGGGAGGGATGTCGTGA
- a CDS encoding flagellar biosynthetic protein FliR, with the protein MSIPIDLAAIEAIALASLRMVAFLVIAPPFSYNGFPAQVKGMLAIGLAVAVAPRVGAGYRSADTGAFLLDMVRELAVGATLGFLVFVVFAAIQSAGSLIDLFGGFQLAQAFDPQSMINGAQFTRMFQLTALALLFASGGYQLIIGGLIRTFDAVPLAAGLSMADPAKQMVDGLTQMFLAALQIAGPLIVVLFLADVGLGLLTRVAPALNAFSLGFPLKIMLTVVLAAIVFVALPGVVSGLTDTAVKTMLGVGR; encoded by the coding sequence ATGTCCATCCCCATCGACCTGGCCGCGATCGAGGCGATCGCGCTGGCCTCCCTCCGCATGGTCGCCTTCCTGGTGATCGCGCCGCCGTTCTCGTACAACGGCTTCCCCGCGCAGGTGAAGGGGATGCTCGCCATCGGGCTCGCCGTCGCCGTCGCTCCGCGCGTGGGCGCCGGCTACCGGTCGGCCGACACCGGAGCCTTCCTGCTCGACATGGTGCGCGAGCTCGCTGTGGGGGCGACGCTCGGGTTCCTGGTCTTCGTGGTGTTCGCGGCGATCCAGTCGGCGGGCAGCCTGATCGACCTGTTCGGCGGCTTCCAGCTGGCGCAGGCGTTCGATCCGCAGTCGATGATCAACGGCGCGCAGTTCACGCGGATGTTCCAGCTCACCGCCCTCGCGCTGCTGTTCGCGTCGGGCGGCTACCAGCTGATCATCGGCGGGCTCATCCGCACGTTCGACGCCGTCCCGCTCGCCGCGGGCCTCAGCATGGCCGACCCGGCGAAGCAGATGGTCGACGGGCTGACCCAGATGTTCCTCGCGGCACTGCAGATCGCCGGGCCGCTGATCGTGGTGCTGTTCCTCGCCGACGTGGGCCTGGGCCTCCTCACCCGGGTCGCCCCCGCGCTGAACGCGTTCTCGCTCGGCTTCCCGCTGAAGATCATGCTCACCGTCGTGCTCGCGGCCATCGTCTTCGTCGCGCTTCCGGGCGTCGTCTCCGGCCTCACCGACACTGCCGTCAAGACCATGCTGGGGGTGGGCCGATGA
- the fliQ gene encoding flagellar biosynthesis protein FliQ, whose translation MNPNAVLDIAMQGLMVTAKLAAPIVVTALVVGFAISLVQSITQIQEVTLSFVPKAAAVAIALIICGQWMIAELVSFTHVLFDKIPQLLGGG comes from the coding sequence ATGAACCCGAACGCCGTCCTCGACATCGCCATGCAGGGCCTCATGGTGACCGCGAAGCTGGCCGCGCCGATCGTGGTCACCGCGCTGGTCGTCGGCTTCGCGATCTCGCTGGTGCAGTCGATCACGCAGATCCAGGAGGTCACCCTCTCGTTCGTGCCGAAGGCGGCCGCCGTGGCCATCGCGCTGATCATCTGCGGGCAGTGGATGATCGCCGAGCTGGTCTCCTTCACCCACGTCCTCTTCGACAAGATCCCGCAGCTGCTGGGCGGTGGCTGA
- the fliP gene encoding flagellar type III secretion system pore protein FliP (The bacterial flagellar biogenesis protein FliP forms a type III secretion system (T3SS)-type pore required for flagellar assembly.): MPRLAVAGVLVALIVAAIVLLSATAAHAVPTPVPTPSGPAGPTGGSGGITLDINGPNGTPSAAILTLLGITVLSVAPALLLMMSSFTKIFVVLAITRNALALPSIPPNQVLAGLSLFLSLFIMSPVLVDINNTAVQPYLAGHIDFTAAAHAAEAPLRGFMAAHTREEDIALMTRAAGRPNPDSVSAVPLLTLIPAFMISELRAAFIIGFVIFVPFLVIDMVVSAALMSMGMMMLPPVMISLPFKILLFVLVDGWGLIITSLITSYGGGGG, translated from the coding sequence ATGCCCCGCCTCGCGGTAGCCGGCGTCCTGGTCGCACTGATCGTCGCGGCCATCGTCCTCCTCAGCGCCACCGCCGCGCACGCCGTGCCCACGCCCGTCCCGACCCCGTCCGGGCCGGCCGGACCCACGGGCGGTTCCGGCGGCATCACCCTCGACATCAACGGCCCGAACGGCACGCCGAGCGCCGCCATCCTGACTCTGCTCGGCATCACCGTGCTGTCGGTGGCGCCCGCGCTGCTGCTGATGATGTCGTCGTTCACGAAGATCTTCGTGGTGCTCGCGATCACGCGGAACGCGCTCGCGCTCCCGTCCATCCCGCCGAACCAGGTGCTCGCGGGGCTGTCGCTGTTCCTCAGCCTGTTCATCATGAGCCCAGTACTCGTCGACATCAACAACACCGCCGTGCAGCCCTATCTCGCGGGGCACATCGACTTCACGGCGGCCGCCCACGCGGCGGAGGCGCCGCTGCGCGGGTTCATGGCAGCGCACACCCGCGAGGAGGACATCGCGCTGATGACCCGTGCCGCAGGCCGCCCCAACCCGGACAGCGTGAGCGCGGTGCCACTGCTGACGCTCATCCCTGCGTTCATGATCTCCGAGCTGCGTGCCGCGTTCATCATCGGCTTCGTCATCTTCGTGCCGTTCCTGGTGATCGACATGGTGGTCTCGGCGGCGCTCATGTCGATGGGCATGATGATGCTCCCGCCGGTGATGATCTCGCTGCCGTTCAAGATCCTGCTGTTCGTGCTGGTCGACGGCTGGGGACTCATCATCACGAGCCTGATCACGAGTTACGGGGGTGGTGGCGGATGA
- the fliO gene encoding flagellar biosynthetic protein FliO translates to METLFVALRVAVVLGVIVALLWFVQRRVTKGRTSARGRRGNAVTVVGRQGIGQKASVVVVDVDGSRFVLGVTERQVSVLHSGDRPQDADVTPLKPVREVEARTGTTDAPASTGTTGTTSSTSTTTTTRQDADFLTAQGRASLFDEALKGSILSPATWRQASSAVRPKK, encoded by the coding sequence GTGGAGACCCTGTTCGTTGCGTTGCGCGTCGCGGTGGTGCTCGGCGTCATCGTCGCGCTGCTGTGGTTCGTGCAGCGACGGGTGACGAAGGGGCGCACCTCGGCACGCGGCCGTCGCGGCAACGCGGTGACCGTCGTCGGACGTCAGGGCATCGGCCAGAAGGCGTCGGTCGTCGTCGTGGATGTCGACGGCAGCCGGTTCGTCCTCGGCGTCACCGAGCGCCAGGTCAGCGTCCTCCATTCCGGTGACCGCCCGCAGGATGCGGACGTCACCCCGCTCAAGCCCGTGCGCGAGGTGGAGGCCAGGACCGGCACCACCGACGCGCCGGCGAGCACAGGCACCACAGGCACCACCAGCAGCACCAGCACCACGACGACCACCAGGCAGGATGCCGACTTCCTCACGGCGCAGGGACGCGCCTCGCTCTTCGACGAGGCACTCAAAGGCTCGATCCTGTCCCCGGCAACGTGGCGTCAGGCGAGTTCGGCGGTGCGCCCCAAGAAGTGA
- a CDS encoding SUMF1/EgtB/PvdO family nonheme iron enzyme produces the protein MASVGGGTVQLHDARRKRRWSVELEPFEIGVFAVTEEQVAELIGEPAPHPRRPATGISWLRAVRICNAASEWEGLDPAYTFDGEDVTWHVDADGYRLPTEAEWEHACRAGSTTPHYGPLAEIAWTSADGLTAPADVGLRLPNLNGLFDTLGNVWEWCWDFLDPGRYRDYRVFRGGGFADDAWNVRASVRRGGPPRTQHEDVGFRLARGGFDAEGAAQGWSAAADAERAGLGGALPPGWTPLR, from the coding sequence ATGGCGAGCGTTGGGGGCGGGACCGTGCAGCTGCACGATGCCCGGCGCAAGCGGCGCTGGTCCGTGGAGCTGGAGCCGTTCGAGATCGGCGTGTTCGCGGTGACCGAGGAGCAGGTCGCCGAGCTGATCGGCGAGCCGGCCCCGCATCCCCGCCGTCCGGCGACCGGGATCAGCTGGCTGCGGGCTGTGCGCATCTGCAACGCGGCCTCGGAGTGGGAGGGACTCGACCCCGCGTACACCTTCGACGGCGAGGACGTGACCTGGCACGTGGATGCGGACGGCTACCGTCTGCCCACTGAGGCCGAGTGGGAGCACGCGTGCCGCGCCGGATCGACGACTCCGCATTACGGGCCACTGGCGGAGATCGCCTGGACGAGCGCCGACGGCCTGACCGCTCCGGCGGACGTCGGGCTGCGGCTGCCCAACCTCAACGGGCTCTTCGACACCCTCGGCAATGTGTGGGAGTGGTGCTGGGACTTCTTGGACCCGGGCCGGTACCGCGACTACCGGGTGTTCCGCGGCGGCGGGTTCGCGGACGACGCGTGGAACGTGCGGGCGTCCGTCCGGCGCGGCGGCCCGCCGCGCACGCAGCATGAGGACGTCGGCTTCCGCCTGGCCCGTGGCGGGTTCGACGCCGAAGGCGCGGCGCAGGGCTGGTCGGCGGCGGCGGATGCGGAGCGCGCCGGACTGGGCGGCGCACTGCCGCCGGGGTGGACGCCGCTGCGGTGA
- a CDS encoding C-terminal binding protein, giving the protein MTDAATRRPVAVYTDVDDTDPAPGIALLEANGFEVRVLGTRDPEAIVAGARDADALLPGYASITREMIEALPQLRIIALMSMGFDYVDVDAATEHGVWVTNVPGAATEEVATHALALLLASARQLRFYTASATPERWNDRAVPAPPRLSELTLGIVGLGRIGREFARVAGPLFGRVLGYDPMLPDTASTAADLSALGIERASLDEVRRRSHALSLHVPLTPGTERMVDAAFLDDMPPGSLLLNVSRGGLIDNAALVAALDSGRLAGAALDVLDQEPPGPQHPLVGRDDVVLTPHIAYFSRRTEIEYVRIQAQNAVTALATGSPDSPVNRPG; this is encoded by the coding sequence ATGACTGACGCAGCCACCCGCCGCCCGGTCGCCGTCTACACCGATGTCGACGACACCGACCCGGCGCCCGGCATCGCGCTTCTCGAGGCCAACGGCTTCGAGGTGCGCGTTCTCGGCACCCGCGACCCCGAGGCGATCGTGGCGGGCGCTCGGGATGCCGATGCCCTGCTGCCCGGTTACGCGTCGATCACGCGCGAGATGATCGAGGCCCTCCCGCAGCTGCGTATCATCGCGCTCATGTCGATGGGATTCGACTACGTCGACGTGGATGCCGCCACGGAACACGGGGTCTGGGTGACGAACGTGCCGGGCGCCGCGACGGAGGAGGTGGCGACCCACGCGCTCGCCCTGCTGCTGGCCAGTGCGCGGCAGCTCCGGTTCTACACGGCGTCCGCGACGCCGGAGCGGTGGAACGATCGTGCCGTCCCGGCGCCGCCGCGGCTCAGCGAGCTGACGCTCGGCATCGTCGGCCTGGGCCGGATCGGTCGCGAGTTCGCCCGTGTTGCCGGTCCGCTGTTCGGGCGCGTGCTCGGCTACGACCCGATGCTGCCGGACACCGCATCCACCGCCGCCGACCTCAGCGCGCTGGGGATCGAGCGCGCGTCGCTCGACGAGGTCCGCCGCCGTTCGCACGCGCTCTCGCTGCACGTCCCGCTCACCCCGGGGACCGAGCGGATGGTGGATGCCGCCTTCCTCGACGACATGCCCCCCGGCTCCCTGCTGCTGAATGTGTCGCGGGGCGGTCTCATCGACAACGCCGCCCTGGTCGCTGCGCTGGACTCCGGGCGGCTGGCCGGCGCGGCGCTCGACGTGCTGGACCAGGAGCCGCCGGGCCCGCAGCATCCGCTCGTCGGGAGGGATGACGTCGTGCTGACACCGCACATCGCCTACTTCTCGCGGCGCACCGAGATCGAGTACGTCCGCATCCAGGCGCAGAACGCCGTGACCGCGTTGGCGACAGGGAGCCCGGACTCGCCGGTGAACCGTCCGGGCTGA
- the speB gene encoding agmatinase, with translation MNTPSTPPIGPSDASKTPRYAGLSTFARLPRLEDVPAVDLAVVGIPFDTGVSFRPGARFGPEHVRASSRLLRPYNPAQDFSAWEAVQIADAGDIAVNPFHIDEAVRQIADAARDLGSRVQRILTVGGDHTIAYPLLKAISEKHGPVAVLHFDAHLDTWDTYFDEPITHGTPFRRASEEGFLDRSASVHVGTRGPLYSKQDLEDDERLGFAIVSSEYIEENGVPAALERIRRRVGDRPLYISIDIDVLDPAHAPGTGTPEAGGLTSRELLRLLRGLTDLNIVGADLVEVAPAYDHAQITGIAAAHVAYELMTAMAQVIVREGSAHPRSAADSDD, from the coding sequence ATGAACACCCCCAGCACCCCGCCCATCGGCCCGTCCGACGCGTCGAAGACCCCGCGCTATGCCGGGCTGTCCACCTTCGCCCGCCTGCCCCGCCTCGAGGACGTCCCCGCCGTCGACCTCGCCGTGGTCGGCATCCCGTTCGACACGGGCGTCAGCTTCCGGCCCGGCGCGAGATTCGGTCCGGAGCACGTGCGCGCCTCCAGCCGTCTGCTGCGGCCCTACAACCCGGCGCAGGACTTCTCGGCGTGGGAGGCCGTGCAGATCGCGGACGCCGGCGACATCGCCGTCAACCCGTTCCACATCGACGAAGCCGTTCGGCAGATCGCGGATGCGGCGCGTGACCTGGGCAGCCGGGTGCAGCGCATCCTCACGGTCGGCGGCGATCACACCATCGCGTATCCGCTGCTGAAGGCGATCAGCGAGAAGCACGGACCCGTCGCCGTGCTGCACTTCGACGCCCACCTCGACACCTGGGACACCTACTTCGACGAGCCGATCACGCACGGAACCCCGTTCCGGCGGGCGTCCGAGGAGGGCTTCCTCGACCGCTCCGCGTCTGTCCACGTCGGCACCCGCGGCCCGCTGTACAGCAAGCAGGACCTCGAGGACGACGAGCGGCTCGGGTTCGCGATCGTGTCGAGCGAGTACATCGAGGAGAACGGCGTCCCGGCCGCGTTGGAGCGCATCCGCCGGCGGGTGGGCGATCGACCGTTGTACATCTCCATCGACATCGACGTGCTCGACCCCGCGCATGCGCCCGGCACGGGCACCCCGGAGGCGGGTGGTCTCACCAGCCGCGAGCTGCTGCGCCTGCTGCGCGGACTCACCGACCTCAACATCGTCGGGGCCGACCTGGTCGAGGTGGCGCCCGCCTACGACCACGCCCAGATCACCGGGATCGCCGCCGCCCACGTCGCCTACGAGCTGATGACGGCGATGGCGCAGGTCATCGTGCGGGAGGGCAGCGCGCATCCCCGGAGTGCGGCGGATTCGGATGACTGA